The following are encoded together in the Balneola sp. genome:
- a CDS encoding antioxidant AhpC: MRYFLKTNLLLFLLFLLPLSLLQAQDYAESADQVTPLLISSQIPDVSLTSIEGETVNLRNMVSQKPTILVFYRGGWCPYCNRHLSELQKIEDELYDIGYQLVAISPDRPEKLKTALMENELNYTLLSDSPMEATKAFGIAFKVDQKTVDRYKSVGIDLEADSGYDHHLLPAPAVYILNTDGMVKFNYINPNYRERINGDVLLTAAKAYYEE, encoded by the coding sequence ATGAGATACTTTTTAAAAACAAACCTGCTTTTATTCTTATTATTTCTGTTACCTCTTTCGCTGTTACAAGCTCAGGATTATGCTGAAAGTGCTGATCAAGTGACTCCGCTGCTAATCAGTTCACAGATCCCTGATGTGTCACTCACGTCTATTGAAGGAGAAACAGTAAACCTTCGAAACATGGTGTCTCAGAAGCCAACCATTTTGGTTTTCTATCGCGGTGGATGGTGCCCTTACTGCAACCGCCACCTTTCTGAGTTGCAGAAAATTGAAGACGAGTTGTATGATATTGGATATCAGTTGGTGGCTATAAGTCCCGACCGACCCGAAAAGCTAAAAACAGCCTTAATGGAAAATGAACTCAATTATACGCTTCTTTCCGACAGCCCCATGGAAGCAACCAAGGCGTTTGGCATTGCTTTTAAAGTGGATCAAAAAACAGTAGACAGATATAAGTCAGTTGGTATTGACCTTGAAGCAGATTCAGGGTATGATCATCACCTGCTTCCAGCTCCAGCCGTTTATATTCTGAATACCGACGGCATGGTGAAGTTCAATTATATCAACCCAAATTACAGAGAACGCATTAATGGTGACGTCCTTCTTACGGCAGCAAAAGCTTATTATGAGGAATAA
- a CDS encoding mechanosensitive ion channel protein MscS, whose product MEIESIYKLVTGKLETWLNTTIEMLPNLAVALLVVIVFYALAKVIKNFVGKVLSKVTKNKTVTGLAQTIMAVLVIGIGVFFALSILNLSGVVTSLLAGAGIIGLALGFAFQDIASNFISGILLSVRHPFGIGDIIDTNDHFGTVMKLNLRNTVIRTPQGQIIYVPNKVVYENPFKNYTKNGERRIDLSCGVSYGDDLEKAKKIAIEAVEGLESRDTSKDVELYYNEFGDSSINFTLRFWISFQELPQYWGAQSEAIMALKKAFDENDIMIPFPIRTLDFGIRGGEQLSASMISNGNKTPKNAD is encoded by the coding sequence ATGGAAATTGAAAGCATCTACAAACTAGTAACGGGGAAATTAGAAACGTGGCTTAACACCACCATCGAAATGTTGCCCAACCTTGCCGTGGCGCTCTTGGTGGTTATTGTCTTCTATGCGTTAGCCAAAGTCATAAAGAATTTTGTTGGAAAAGTTCTTTCCAAAGTGACTAAGAATAAAACCGTGACAGGACTGGCTCAAACTATAATGGCCGTTCTGGTAATAGGTATAGGTGTTTTCTTTGCGCTAAGTATATTAAATCTCTCCGGAGTAGTTACGAGTCTTCTAGCCGGTGCTGGTATTATAGGTTTGGCTTTAGGTTTTGCCTTTCAGGATATCGCCTCCAATTTCATTTCAGGTATCTTACTCTCAGTTCGCCATCCTTTCGGTATTGGTGATATCATAGATACTAACGATCACTTTGGTACTGTGATGAAGCTTAATCTTAGAAACACGGTAATCCGAACACCACAGGGTCAGATTATTTATGTGCCCAATAAGGTAGTATATGAAAATCCATTCAAGAACTATACTAAGAATGGAGAAAGAAGAATCGATTTATCGTGCGGTGTTTCTTATGGTGATGATCTTGAAAAAGCCAAAAAAATAGCTATAGAGGCTGTTGAAGGGCTTGAAAGTAGAGATACATCCAAAGATGTAGAGCTTTACTATAATGAATTTGGTGACAGCTCCATCAACTTTACACTTCGGTTCTGGATTTCATTTCAGGAACTGCCTCAATATTGGGGAGCACAAAGTGAAGCTATTATGGCGCTTAAAAAAGCTTTTGATGAGAACGATATTATGATTCCATTCCCAATCAGAACGCTCGATTTTGGAATCAGAGGAGGAGAGCAACTGAGCGCTTCCATGATTTCAAACGGAAATAAAACTCCTAAAAACGCGGATTAA
- a CDS encoding transcriptional initiation protein Tat yields MDRREHLRLLISGSFGAGFILNGPSEISQKDLETSEKLIEKNGGGYGRTDAEVQRDNRLHAESFFTEHELKTVAVLSDIIIPADDVSGSATDAGVPEFMEFIMKDMPYLQTPTRGGIMWLDNESKKRFGKVFINASSKQQLELVDDIAYPDNAKPDMEYGVNFFNRMRNLTATGFFTTEMGIKDMDYKGNQANIWDGVPENVLKKHGMSYDKKTLEECVQNSERGIVAKWDDNMNLIRE; encoded by the coding sequence ATGGACAGAAGAGAACACCTTAGACTACTGATTTCAGGTTCATTTGGAGCAGGATTTATCCTAAACGGGCCTTCTGAAATATCCCAGAAAGACCTTGAAACCAGTGAAAAACTCATTGAAAAAAACGGAGGCGGATATGGCCGAACCGATGCTGAAGTTCAGCGCGACAATCGGCTACATGCTGAATCCTTTTTCACTGAACACGAACTTAAAACAGTTGCCGTACTAAGTGATATCATCATCCCAGCTGATGATGTTTCAGGAAGTGCTACCGATGCCGGAGTACCGGAATTCATGGAATTCATTATGAAAGATATGCCGTACCTCCAAACCCCCACCCGTGGTGGAATCATGTGGTTAGATAATGAGTCCAAAAAGAGATTTGGTAAAGTTTTTATCAATGCCTCTTCGAAGCAGCAACTAGAGCTTGTAGACGACATCGCCTATCCGGATAATGCAAAACCGGATATGGAATATGGAGTAAACTTCTTCAACAGGATGAGAAACCTGACAGCCACCGGCTTCTTTACTACAGAAATGGGTATTAAAGATATGGACTACAAAGGAAATCAGGCTAACATCTGGGATGGTGTTCCTGAAAACGTTCTCAAAAAACATGGCATGTCTTACGACAAGAAAACGCTGGAAGAGTGCGTGCAAAACAGTGAAAGAGGCATCGTCGCAAAATGGGATGATAACATGAACCTGATTCGTGAGTAG
- a CDS encoding GMC family oxidoreductase: protein MSFEILKTNKEYDVVIVGSGAGGGMSAKVLADAGLAVAVMEAGGDFDPAKEEYRTQLRWPWESPRRGAGSTRPFGDFDAAWGGWDIDGEPYTRKNGTQFDWFRSRMLGGRTNHWGRISLRFGPKDFKRKDHDGMGANWPIGYEDIKPYYDKVDKLIGVFGTNEGLENDPDGFFLPPPKPRLHEMYIKKGAKKAGVPVIPMRMSVLTRPINNERGVCFYCNQCNRACSAYADFSSSTALMKPAMQQGTVDLYTNAMVREVTTNKEGLATGVSYVSKEDMKEYKIKAKVVVLGASACETARIMLNSKSTAHPDGLGNGSGIIGRYLHDSTGASRGAIMPDLIDRDRYNEDGVGGAHIYSPWWLDGEKLDFTRGYHLEFWGGMSMPSYGFGFGMDNMRQYIKDEMGNPSPNGGYGKGLKNDIRKIYGSTVGIAGRGESIPQYDNYCEIDPNTVDQFGIPVLRFNYNWTEHEINQAKHMQETFEEVLTAMGGTLLGNKPGEEDNYGLAAPGRIIHEVGTTRMGDDPNTSVLNKHSQAHECKNLFVVDAGQFVSQADKNPTWTILALSWRASDYIVDQLKKQNLK, encoded by the coding sequence ATGAGCTTTGAAATACTAAAAACCAATAAAGAATATGACGTAGTAATTGTAGGCTCCGGTGCCGGGGGCGGGATGTCTGCAAAAGTCCTGGCTGATGCCGGACTTGCTGTGGCTGTGATGGAAGCCGGGGGTGATTTTGATCCCGCCAAAGAAGAATACCGAACACAGTTGCGTTGGCCGTGGGAATCTCCACGGAGAGGCGCCGGCTCTACCCGACCTTTCGGGGATTTTGATGCAGCATGGGGAGGCTGGGATATTGATGGAGAACCCTACACCCGCAAAAACGGAACTCAATTTGACTGGTTTCGCTCCCGAATGCTCGGTGGAAGAACCAATCACTGGGGACGTATTTCACTTCGGTTTGGACCTAAGGATTTCAAGCGCAAAGATCATGATGGAATGGGCGCCAACTGGCCGATTGGCTACGAAGACATCAAACCCTATTACGATAAAGTCGATAAACTGATCGGTGTTTTCGGGACTAATGAAGGCTTGGAAAATGACCCGGATGGATTTTTCCTTCCCCCTCCCAAGCCAAGACTTCACGAAATGTACATCAAGAAAGGAGCTAAAAAAGCCGGCGTTCCCGTTATTCCTATGCGTATGTCGGTTTTAACCCGTCCCATAAATAACGAGCGGGGTGTTTGTTTTTATTGTAACCAATGTAACCGAGCTTGTAGTGCTTACGCAGACTTTTCTTCCAGTACCGCACTTATGAAACCGGCTATGCAGCAAGGTACGGTGGACCTTTATACCAACGCTATGGTTCGGGAAGTTACCACCAACAAAGAAGGATTGGCTACCGGTGTTTCTTATGTCAGCAAAGAGGACATGAAGGAGTATAAAATTAAAGCTAAAGTGGTAGTACTTGGTGCCTCTGCCTGTGAAACGGCCCGCATTATGCTGAATTCAAAGTCAACCGCGCATCCCGATGGTTTAGGTAATGGGAGTGGTATAATTGGCCGATATCTCCATGATTCAACCGGAGCGAGTCGTGGGGCTATTATGCCGGATTTGATTGACCGGGATCGTTACAACGAAGACGGGGTAGGCGGAGCTCACATCTACTCACCTTGGTGGCTGGATGGAGAGAAATTAGATTTCACCCGTGGATACCATCTGGAATTTTGGGGTGGTATGAGCATGCCGAGTTATGGATTTGGTTTTGGGATGGATAACATGCGCCAATATATAAAAGATGAAATGGGCAACCCTTCACCAAACGGCGGCTATGGAAAAGGCTTGAAAAACGACATTCGAAAAATCTACGGTTCCACGGTAGGTATCGCCGGTAGGGGTGAAAGTATTCCGCAATATGATAATTATTGTGAAATTGACCCCAATACGGTAGATCAATTTGGGATTCCGGTTCTTCGGTTCAATTATAACTGGACAGAGCACGAGATTAACCAAGCTAAGCACATGCAGGAAACGTTTGAAGAGGTGTTGACCGCCATGGGAGGTACATTACTGGGTAACAAGCCGGGTGAAGAAGATAACTACGGATTGGCTGCACCGGGACGTATTATCCATGAAGTTGGAACTACCCGTATGGGAGACGACCCAAACACATCTGTGCTGAACAAACATTCGCAGGCTCATGAGTGTAAAAACCTCTTTGTGGTAGATGCCGGGCAGTTTGTTTCTCAAGCCGATAAGAATCCAACCTGGACCATTCTTGCACTCTCATGGCGTGCGTCTGACTACATCGTAGATCAACTCAAAAAACAGAACTTAAAATAA
- a CDS encoding glycosyl hydrolase codes for MNTKLNKLTCLLAFFSVSLFACTKTEKPVENQSPENEWVSIWDGETLEGWKAAENPDAFSVEDGKIVVNGTRGHLYYQGPVADANFNDFEFKAEVYTLPDANSGIFFHTQYQEEGWPQQGYEAQVNATYDPDPRKTGSLYSVNDVMNNAPHPDEEWFTYHIIVIDKNITFKINDETVMEFTEPDDREGTVKLSSGTFALQAHDPDSKVYYRNIRVKNLN; via the coding sequence ATGAATACCAAGCTCAACAAGCTTACCTGCCTGCTTGCCTTTTTTTCTGTCTCTTTATTTGCCTGCACAAAAACTGAGAAACCTGTTGAAAATCAATCTCCCGAAAATGAATGGGTTTCTATCTGGGATGGAGAAACACTAGAGGGCTGGAAAGCAGCCGAGAATCCGGATGCCTTTTCTGTTGAAGACGGCAAGATTGTCGTAAATGGAACCCGTGGGCACCTTTATTATCAAGGACCGGTAGCCGATGCCAACTTCAATGACTTTGAGTTTAAAGCTGAGGTTTATACCCTGCCTGATGCCAATTCAGGAATCTTTTTCCACACTCAATACCAGGAAGAAGGATGGCCACAACAGGGTTATGAGGCTCAAGTTAATGCTACATATGATCCTGATCCGCGTAAAACGGGAAGCCTCTATTCTGTTAATGATGTTATGAATAATGCACCTCATCCTGATGAAGAATGGTTCACTTACCATATCATTGTTATAGATAAAAACATCACTTTTAAAATTAATGATGAGACGGTTATGGAGTTCACCGAACCCGACGACAGGGAAGGAACCGTCAAGCTCAGCAGCGGCACCTTTGCCCTTCAAGCCCATGATCCTGACAGCAAAGTTTACTATCGAAATATCAGGGTCAAAAACCTCAACTAA
- a CDS encoding ZIP family metal transporter — MELLSTPYIQVFLYALLTAVATGLGAVPFFFIKDISPALLGRSNAVASGLMLAASYSLIMEGYNIDEWMTLGGMLAGVVLVVLANSWMEGRADVEVEDLISGKRKQMLLFLGIMTVHSFAEGVSVGVSFSSTMEFGVFIAIAIAVHNIPEGLAISLVMVPQGVSPLKAVWWSIFSSLPQPLMAVPAFLFVEVFKEYLPFGLGFAAGAMIWMVFADLIPEALEKCEPKKVGLWVTLAILAMSAFQILIGH; from the coding sequence ATGGAACTACTTTCGACTCCCTACATACAGGTTTTTTTATATGCTCTTCTCACTGCTGTAGCTACCGGCTTGGGAGCAGTTCCTTTTTTCTTCATCAAAGACATTTCTCCGGCACTGCTTGGTCGTTCTAACGCAGTTGCATCCGGATTAATGCTTGCAGCCAGCTATAGCCTCATCATGGAGGGCTACAATATAGATGAATGGATGACTCTAGGCGGTATGTTGGCAGGCGTGGTCTTGGTTGTACTCGCTAACTCTTGGATGGAAGGTCGGGCTGATGTCGAAGTCGAGGATTTAATAAGCGGTAAGCGGAAACAAATGCTTCTTTTTTTAGGGATCATGACGGTTCACTCTTTTGCTGAAGGTGTCAGTGTAGGGGTTTCTTTCTCAAGCACAATGGAATTCGGAGTTTTCATCGCCATTGCTATCGCGGTTCATAATATTCCGGAAGGTTTGGCAATCAGCCTTGTGATGGTTCCACAAGGAGTCTCTCCTCTTAAGGCCGTTTGGTGGAGTATTTTCTCAAGCCTTCCCCAGCCGCTAATGGCGGTGCCCGCTTTTCTTTTTGTGGAAGTTTTTAAGGAATATCTGCCCTTCGGCTTAGGCTTTGCTGCAGGCGCTATGATCTGGATGGTTTTTGCTGATTTAATCCCTGAGGCCCTGGAGAAGTGTGAGCCTAAGAAGGTTGGTCTTTGGGTAACCTTAGCCATTCTCGCTATGAGTGCCTTCCAGATTTTAATAGGACATTAA